In bacterium, a single window of DNA contains:
- a CDS encoding sugar ABC transporter ATP-binding protein: MPSPLLHMSAITKRFGPTVALQGVDLPLQGGEVHALVGENGAGKSTLMKVLSGALQPDSGEMLLAGEPYRPRHPAEARRAGVTMVYQELALAPHLSVADNIMLGLEPTRWGLVHRREAQASVRDALAQLGHADLSPQAIVGHLSPAAQQLTEIARALVSGCRVLVLDEPTSSLTQSDVGHLFDLVRRLRGSGLGLIYISHVIEEVKQIADRVTVLRDGQVAGGGAAAELSPAQIVRLMVGREVTDLYPRSPRAPGEVVLELEGLAGETLPRHASLQLRRGEVLGIAGLMGSGRTELLRTLFGLEPVRAGQVRLGVHVGPASPLRRWQQGCGMLSEDRKGEGLALAMSVADNMTLTRLGGSFVSGARQQASARHWVETLAIRCRSVRQPVSDLSGGNQQKVALARLLHHGADVLLLDEPTRGIDVGSKAEIYRLIDQLASGADRRSAAAILMVSSYLPELLGICDRIAVMSRGRLLPPRPATELTEEAIMLQATGQEARDG; the protein is encoded by the coding sequence ATGCCATCACCTCTTCTCCACATGTCCGCCATCACCAAGCGCTTCGGCCCTACCGTGGCGCTGCAGGGGGTGGACCTGCCGCTGCAGGGCGGCGAAGTCCATGCCCTCGTGGGTGAGAACGGCGCGGGCAAGAGCACACTGATGAAGGTGCTGTCGGGGGCGCTGCAGCCCGATAGCGGCGAGATGCTGCTGGCCGGAGAACCATACCGCCCGCGCCACCCGGCAGAGGCCCGCCGCGCCGGCGTCACCATGGTGTACCAGGAGCTGGCGCTGGCGCCGCACCTGTCGGTGGCGGACAACATCATGCTCGGGCTGGAGCCCACCCGCTGGGGTCTCGTGCACCGGCGTGAAGCACAGGCCAGTGTGCGCGACGCCCTGGCCCAGCTCGGCCATGCCGACCTGTCCCCCCAGGCCATCGTCGGCCATCTCTCCCCCGCCGCCCAGCAACTCACGGAGATTGCCCGCGCGCTGGTGTCTGGCTGCCGCGTGCTGGTGCTCGACGAGCCCACCAGTAGCCTGACGCAGAGTGACGTGGGGCACCTGTTCGACCTCGTGCGGCGCTTGCGCGGCAGCGGCCTGGGTCTCATCTACATCTCCCACGTCATCGAGGAAGTGAAGCAGATTGCCGACCGCGTGACGGTGCTGCGGGACGGGCAGGTGGCGGGGGGCGGCGCGGCGGCAGAGCTGTCGCCCGCGCAGATCGTGCGCCTGATGGTGGGGCGCGAGGTCACCGACCTGTATCCGCGCTCCCCGCGCGCGCCGGGCGAGGTCGTCCTGGAACTGGAGGGGCTGGCCGGTGAGACGCTCCCGCGGCACGCCAGCCTCCAACTGCGACGCGGGGAGGTCCTGGGGATTGCCGGCCTGATGGGCTCGGGGCGGACGGAGCTGCTCCGCACGCTCTTCGGGCTGGAGCCCGTGCGCGCCGGGCAGGTCCGGCTGGGCGTCCATGTCGGCCCGGCCTCGCCGCTGCGGCGCTGGCAGCAGGGCTGCGGAATGCTCAGCGAAGACCGCAAGGGGGAGGGCCTGGCGCTGGCGATGTCGGTGGCAGACAACATGACGCTGACGCGGCTCGGGGGCAGCTTCGTCTCCGGGGCGCGCCAGCAGGCCTCGGCACGGCACTGGGTCGAGACGCTCGCCATCCGCTGTCGCTCGGTCCGCCAGCCGGTCAGTGACCTGTCGGGCGGCAACCAGCAGAAGGTGGCTCTCGCACGGCTGCTGCACCACGGGGCCGATGTGCTGCTGCTCGATGAACCCACGCGGGGCATTGACGTGGGCAGCAAGGCGGAGATCTACCGTCTGATTGACCAACTGGCCAGCGGCGCAGATCGGCGGTCGGCCGCCGCGATCCTCATGGTCAGCAGTTACCTGCCGGAGCTGCTGGGCATCTGTGACCGCATTGCCGTCATGTCGCGCGGGAGACTGCTGCCGCCGCGCCCCGCCACGGAACTCACCGAGGAGGCGATCATGTTGCAGGCCACCGGGCAGGAGGCGCGCGATGGCTGA
- a CDS encoding zf-HC2 domain-containing protein, giving the protein MSHCPHILQLQALADGQCDAAEARALAEHLAACPACADKLRELRLACLPLHVLTEAPPADLEARLHDAVRAVQPLAPLTCKQALEWVSLRLDGELAHEQAQRLEAHLSACGPCHRAAAEMTLTTDLLRATEPEAAPVGLLARVQAAAELAAPARPAPAPRSVLRRWGMGLAGVAAAAAVFLAVLLNSLTPVTQAPIPVVATAPATPQAVATLPSTPVAAPQLGPAATPESSRGLIPGHSTGRSARVTEARVATVTPSPSPAPRAVAPATPRKVPTPRAPSAPAGLSVVALGSRGPAALDLAPPALPEVHAEHPTLEMVASAHSVTTLPAVPHTAPTSPVRVAADVPKPTPTAADDRPAPAPAPVRSRSNWVSRPVSAEREIYRSSDTSTRLADARMDLARDARDVNRFRSPGIAITH; this is encoded by the coding sequence ATGTCCCATTGCCCCCACATTCTGCAGTTGCAGGCCCTGGCCGATGGTCAGTGCGACGCCGCTGAGGCGCGCGCGCTGGCCGAGCATCTGGCCGCCTGCCCGGCTTGCGCCGACAAGCTGCGCGAGCTGCGGCTGGCTTGCCTGCCTCTGCATGTGCTCACCGAAGCCCCCCCTGCCGACCTGGAAGCCCGCCTGCATGACGCCGTGCGCGCCGTGCAGCCCCTGGCGCCGCTGACCTGCAAGCAGGCCCTCGAATGGGTCTCGCTGCGGCTGGACGGCGAGTTGGCACACGAACAGGCGCAACGGCTGGAGGCACACCTGTCGGCCTGCGGGCCGTGCCATCGGGCGGCTGCCGAGATGACGCTGACGACGGACCTGCTGCGCGCCACCGAACCCGAGGCTGCCCCGGTGGGGCTCCTGGCCCGGGTGCAGGCAGCGGCGGAACTGGCGGCCCCCGCGCGGCCTGCCCCGGCGCCGCGCTCGGTGCTGCGCCGTTGGGGCATGGGCCTGGCTGGCGTGGCTGCCGCTGCCGCGGTGTTCCTGGCGGTGCTGCTCAACTCCCTGACCCCCGTGACACAAGCGCCAATCCCGGTTGTCGCGACAGCACCCGCTACGCCGCAGGCTGTGGCCACGTTGCCCTCGACGCCCGTTGCCGCGCCACAGTTGGGGCCCGCGGCAACTCCGGAGTCTTCTCGGGGGCTCATCCCTGGCCACTCCACGGGCCGCAGTGCTCGCGTGACGGAGGCGCGGGTGGCGACGGTGACGCCCTCGCCATCCCCGGCGCCTCGCGCGGTCGCTCCGGCCACGCCTCGCAAAGTGCCCACGCCCCGGGCTCCGTCCGCCCCGGCGGGGCTGTCGGTCGTGGCCCTGGGGTCCCGTGGCCCGGCGGCCCTGGATCTGGCGCCCCCGGCCTTGCCCGAGGTCCATGCCGAACATCCGACACTGGAGATGGTAGCTTCGGCACACAGTGTCACGACGCTGCCCGCTGTCCCCCACACCGCGCCCACCAGCCCGGTGCGCGTCGCGGCGGACGTCCCGAAGCCGACGCCGACCGCGGCGGACGACCGCCCCGCCCCGGCGCCGGCGCCCGTGCGCTCGCGCAGCAACTGGGTCAGCCGCCCTGTCAGCGCCGAGCGCGAGATCTACCGATCGAGTGACACCAGCACCCGCCTGGCCGACGCCCGAATGGACCTCGCCCGCGACGCCCGCGACGTGAACCGCTTCCGCTCGCCGGGTATCGCGATCACCCACTAG
- the rplU gene encoding 50S ribosomal protein L21 yields MYAIFQSGGHQYAAAENDVIRVEKLQLEPQAEVTFDQVLAVRDGEDFKVGAPYVTGAKVTGKVVAQGRGKKIIVFKYRPKKHYRKIRGHRQDYTEVRVTSITG; encoded by the coding sequence ATGTATGCGATTTTCCAGTCCGGCGGTCACCAGTACGCCGCTGCCGAGAATGACGTCATCCGCGTGGAGAAGCTGCAGCTCGAGCCACAGGCCGAAGTGACCTTCGACCAGGTGCTGGCGGTCCGCGACGGCGAGGACTTCAAGGTCGGCGCGCCCTACGTGACCGGCGCCAAGGTCACCGGCAAAGTCGTCGCCCAGGGCCGCGGCAAGAAGATCATCGTCTTCAAGTACCGGCCCAAGAAGCACTACCGCAAGATCCGCGGCCACCGGCAGGACTACACCGAGGTCCGCGTCACGAGCATAACCGGGTAG
- a CDS encoding ABC transporter permease — translation MAEAQAQHTGRRAGERVVQWLNVAGPLLALIAIYAVFAIIGPDSFRSGGNLETICRQTAIVGAAALGMTIIMIAGGIDLSVGSVVALTTVVIAWLLQYAGWPDGWAALAGIGAGAVCGLLTGALITRLQVVPFIVTLGMMLMVRGLAKALAHSQKIDAPLGWLKDLTASLPPERQFMLLPPGVWLVIVLGLILALALRLMRYGRHVFAIGSNELTARLCGVAVERTKLLTYTLGGAFFGLAGLMLFSRLTVGDPTAAQGLELDVIAAVVIGGGSLSGGEGSVFGSLIGALIMSVIASGCSQMGLDNWVQEVLTGAIIVIAVALDRLRHRRARGG, via the coding sequence ATGGCTGAGGCCCAGGCGCAGCACACCGGGAGGCGGGCGGGGGAGCGCGTGGTCCAGTGGCTCAATGTGGCCGGGCCGCTGCTGGCCCTGATCGCCATCTACGCCGTGTTCGCCATCATCGGCCCGGACAGCTTCCGCAGCGGCGGCAACCTGGAGACGATCTGCCGCCAGACTGCCATCGTGGGGGCGGCGGCCCTGGGCATGACGATCATCATGATCGCCGGCGGAATTGACCTGTCGGTCGGTTCGGTCGTCGCACTGACGACGGTGGTGATCGCGTGGCTGCTGCAGTACGCTGGCTGGCCCGACGGTTGGGCGGCGCTGGCCGGGATCGGGGCGGGCGCGGTGTGCGGGCTGCTCACAGGTGCGCTCATCACGCGGCTGCAAGTCGTCCCGTTCATCGTGACCCTTGGCATGATGCTGATGGTACGCGGGCTGGCGAAGGCGCTGGCTCATTCGCAGAAGATTGATGCGCCGCTCGGATGGCTGAAAGACCTGACGGCTTCGCTGCCGCCCGAGCGTCAGTTCATGCTCCTGCCTCCCGGCGTCTGGCTGGTCATTGTGCTGGGGCTGATCCTCGCGCTGGCGCTGCGCCTGATGCGCTATGGCCGCCACGTCTTCGCCATCGGCTCGAACGAGCTGACCGCGCGCCTGTGCGGGGTGGCGGTGGAGCGCACCAAACTGCTGACCTACACCCTCGGCGGAGCCTTCTTCGGGCTGGCCGGGCTGATGCTCTTCAGCCGCCTCACCGTTGGCGACCCGACGGCGGCGCAGGGCCTGGAACTCGATGTGATCGCGGCGGTCGTGATCGGCGGGGGCAGCCTGTCGGGGGGCGAGGGCTCGGTTTTCGGCTCGCTGATCGGGGCGCTCATCATGAGCGTCATCGCCTCGGGCTGCTCGCAGATGGGGCTGGACAACTGGGTGCAGGAGGTTCTGACCGGAGCCATCATCGTCATCGCGGTGGCCCTGGACCGCCTGCGCCATCGTCGCGCCCGAGGAGGCTGA
- a CDS encoding amidohydrolase — protein sequence MDTTRDELAALLETLTVVDCHSHTHLKCEYTAEGPWDLFRMTAYFDREIAGLLPTVPGPIRDPHASDDLRWEHLRAILARARNESYWRHNLVVYRDLFGMEGEELSDANWQALNERIKTQTAAPDWFHHVLVERARVRTQVKNIPWFQDWEPEYFTAILRMEPALDLYRSAPRRHLEEHLDREIRSLRELREALADAVAGYQQRGAVGIKLAHAYRRTLQSEPVPEVVAALIFERALRGETLPWSEAKRLEDYVIFFLAGLCTDTGLVFDIHTGVQGNGCWIPDSDPLLLLNLIRAFPGTRFNLYHGGYPWSREIGMMAKHFPNVWLNMAWMYVISMEASRQSLDEWIDLVPGHRLLGFGSDVNLPEFVYGHLVMARSCIADVLARKGKRDFLSRETAEDLGRMLLHDNAVELYGLTSQ from the coding sequence ATGGACACGACGCGCGACGAGCTGGCGGCCCTGCTTGAGACGCTGACAGTCGTGGACTGCCACTCCCACACGCACCTGAAGTGTGAGTACACCGCCGAGGGGCCGTGGGATCTGTTCCGCATGACAGCCTACTTCGACCGCGAGATCGCCGGGCTGCTGCCGACCGTGCCCGGGCCGATACGCGACCCGCATGCCTCCGACGACCTGCGCTGGGAGCATCTGCGCGCCATTCTGGCCCGCGCCCGCAACGAGTCGTACTGGCGGCACAACCTCGTCGTGTACCGCGACCTGTTCGGCATGGAGGGGGAGGAGCTGAGCGACGCCAACTGGCAGGCGCTCAACGAGCGCATCAAGACGCAGACCGCCGCCCCGGACTGGTTCCATCACGTCCTGGTTGAGCGGGCCCGCGTGCGCACGCAGGTCAAGAACATCCCCTGGTTCCAGGACTGGGAGCCTGAGTACTTCACCGCCATCCTGCGCATGGAGCCGGCACTGGACCTGTACCGCTCCGCGCCCCGCCGCCACCTCGAGGAGCACCTGGACCGCGAGATCCGCTCACTGCGCGAGCTACGCGAGGCCCTGGCGGACGCCGTGGCGGGCTATCAGCAGCGGGGGGCCGTGGGCATCAAGCTGGCCCATGCCTACCGCCGGACGCTGCAATCCGAGCCCGTGCCGGAGGTCGTCGCCGCACTGATCTTCGAGCGGGCGCTGCGTGGCGAGACGCTCCCGTGGAGCGAAGCCAAGCGCCTGGAGGACTACGTCATCTTCTTCCTGGCCGGGCTGTGCACGGACACCGGACTGGTCTTCGACATCCACACCGGCGTGCAGGGCAACGGCTGCTGGATCCCGGACTCCGACCCACTACTACTGCTCAACCTGATACGCGCCTTCCCGGGGACACGGTTCAACCTCTACCATGGCGGCTACCCGTGGAGTCGCGAGATCGGCATGATGGCCAAGCACTTCCCCAACGTGTGGCTCAACATGGCCTGGATGTATGTCATCAGCATGGAGGCCAGCCGGCAGTCGCTGGACGAGTGGATTGACCTCGTCCCTGGCCACCGCCTCCTGGGTTTCGGGTCGGATGTGAACCTGCCAGAGTTCGTATACGGGCACCTGGTGATGGCCCGGTCGTGTATCGCGGATGTCCTGGCCAGGAAGGGGAAGCGGGACTTCCTGAGCCGCGAGACGGCCGAGGACCTGGGCAGGATGCTGTTGCACGACAATGCGGTCGAGCTGTACGGGCTGACATCGCAGTAG
- a CDS encoding discoidin domain-containing protein, producing MRLAVCALTLVVATASVADPNVGLVARYSFEQLTAGGIRDLSGKGNDLQAQGTLTLAPGKVGQAVRISKEGYPQAPLSPTLELGGGMTLEAWIKPEFHPPSGMRLLDRATIGGNDGFMFDTWPEGHLRLIIAPGLLRDSEQLPANEWTHVAATYSDELGEARLYRNGQVVAEAVCAGKLKASTHPLNLGASQGGGDRFMGLMDEVRVYSRALAPEEIMAHFQGKEIEPPALAQTVLPSQPAIIRSGKVDVDYAAQCARNDLVYLSPAVYPFEAMHIGNGNLGACLWNERGLTWQLNNGSYRHGIEPVSSGKVTLSCPALTQQPARFEQRQRLWDGLVTTTLDGPSGAASATSLVVEGEDCLVSRLKLPAGQEATLELHLWPARTKAKLVSGPDFVALTEHVDNADPLLADSMALLVRVDGAAVRAAQQDERTLTLTFTAPAAGLTLYVANPMLRGDEAQALQRAQASIAHLQGQGYAKTLADHAAFWHGFWPRSFVHLTSRHGEAEFLENLWYLYQYDMASMSRHTLCPKFNGGNWLVYEDMRHWGGGYWHQNTREVFWPLYSSNHIALSDPFFELYRGVMKNARENGRVGLGVDGFYIPEWIPVNGGGPLRGRKDFSKPGYTAFIFTVGLEVALQGWWRYEFSGDEQFLRDMVYPLLKGSLDFYANYARQGPDGKLHLEPADAQESYWLVKDPAQDLAALRWALPLALRLSTKLGVDADMRPRWQNLLDNLAPFAVEADKHMLKEADLPPDAERHNSENVANYAIYPFGIFGIGLPDHDLAVNTFRNRPVQGMGNGWEPAAIAAARLGLADEAAKLALAHMAANMRSNNGGWYSPTTAVFAGNIPDSPYYDAAGVCAQTLNEMLLQSQGGLIRLAPAWPARWQSQFRLRARGGFMVTVDLHEGQVRYALIEGERGGTCRLANPWPDRAIVTCAGKPVAAGTGPELVFPTAAGKTYLLERAIQRLAKFPAGRLSPVAASGPRSMGRLAAYPQWTGPYLGLDPQGRSPQRAMMRRAVQAAEARLAAATKGLRVVGQMRPPAPIPNGKDVTLDLGGPATVSAVVFSRDRTGLFVDQPVVGYVIEVSAEGQQWQAVVERPKSGAAPAGETVTFAPTSARFVRLRTWGAYSGPARVEEITVYGP from the coding sequence ATGCGTCTGGCGGTCTGCGCCCTCACCCTCGTCGTCGCGACTGCCTCAGTCGCCGACCCGAACGTGGGCCTCGTCGCCCGCTACAGCTTCGAGCAACTGACCGCGGGCGGAATCCGCGACCTGAGCGGCAAGGGCAATGACCTGCAGGCCCAGGGGACGCTGACGCTGGCCCCCGGCAAGGTCGGGCAGGCCGTCCGCATCTCGAAAGAGGGCTATCCGCAGGCGCCCCTCTCCCCCACGCTCGAACTCGGTGGGGGGATGACGCTGGAGGCGTGGATCAAGCCGGAGTTCCACCCGCCCTCGGGGATGCGCCTTCTGGACCGCGCCACCATCGGCGGCAACGATGGCTTCATGTTCGACACCTGGCCAGAGGGCCATTTGCGCCTCATCATCGCCCCCGGTCTGCTGCGCGACTCCGAGCAACTCCCCGCCAACGAATGGACCCATGTGGCCGCGACCTACTCCGACGAACTAGGCGAGGCCCGCCTGTACCGCAACGGCCAGGTCGTCGCCGAGGCCGTATGCGCCGGGAAGCTCAAGGCCAGCACGCACCCGCTGAACCTCGGGGCCAGCCAGGGCGGCGGCGACCGCTTCATGGGGCTGATGGACGAAGTGCGCGTCTACAGCCGGGCCCTGGCGCCGGAGGAGATCATGGCCCACTTCCAGGGCAAGGAGATCGAGCCCCCGGCCCTGGCGCAGACCGTGCTCCCCTCCCAGCCCGCGATCATCAGAAGCGGCAAGGTGGATGTGGACTACGCCGCGCAGTGCGCCCGCAACGACCTGGTCTACCTCAGCCCCGCGGTCTACCCGTTCGAGGCCATGCACATCGGCAACGGCAACCTGGGCGCGTGTCTGTGGAACGAGCGCGGCCTGACCTGGCAGCTCAACAACGGCAGCTACCGCCATGGCATTGAGCCCGTGTCCTCGGGCAAGGTGACGCTGTCGTGCCCGGCCCTGACCCAGCAGCCCGCGCGCTTCGAGCAGCGGCAGCGACTGTGGGATGGCCTCGTGACGACCACGCTCGATGGCCCGTCCGGTGCGGCCTCGGCCACGAGCCTCGTGGTCGAAGGTGAGGACTGCCTCGTCTCGCGCCTCAAGCTCCCCGCGGGCCAGGAGGCAACGCTCGAGCTGCACCTGTGGCCCGCGCGGACGAAGGCCAAGCTCGTGTCCGGACCGGACTTCGTCGCCCTGACGGAGCACGTGGACAATGCCGACCCACTCCTGGCCGACTCGATGGCGCTACTGGTGAGGGTGGATGGCGCCGCGGTCCGCGCAGCGCAGCAGGATGAGCGCACACTGACACTCACCTTCACGGCGCCCGCAGCGGGGCTGACGCTCTATGTCGCCAACCCGATGCTGCGCGGCGACGAAGCACAGGCCCTGCAGCGGGCGCAGGCGAGCATCGCACACCTGCAGGGGCAGGGCTACGCGAAGACACTCGCCGACCACGCCGCCTTCTGGCACGGCTTCTGGCCGCGTAGCTTCGTTCACCTCACCTCGCGCCACGGCGAGGCGGAGTTCCTCGAGAACCTGTGGTATCTGTACCAGTATGACATGGCGAGCATGTCGCGACACACGCTGTGCCCGAAGTTCAACGGCGGGAACTGGCTCGTGTACGAGGACATGCGCCATTGGGGCGGGGGCTATTGGCACCAGAACACGCGGGAGGTCTTCTGGCCGCTGTACAGCTCCAACCATATCGCGCTGAGCGACCCGTTCTTTGAGCTGTATCGCGGCGTGATGAAGAACGCACGCGAGAACGGGCGCGTCGGCCTGGGCGTGGACGGCTTCTACATCCCCGAGTGGATCCCGGTCAACGGCGGCGGCCCGCTCAGAGGCAGGAAGGACTTCAGCAAGCCCGGCTACACGGCGTTCATTTTCACCGTCGGGCTGGAGGTGGCGCTGCAGGGCTGGTGGCGCTACGAGTTCAGCGGGGACGAGCAGTTCCTGCGCGATATGGTCTATCCGCTGCTGAAGGGCAGCCTGGACTTCTACGCCAACTACGCCAGGCAGGGCCCCGACGGGAAGCTGCACCTCGAGCCGGCCGATGCCCAGGAGTCGTACTGGCTGGTGAAGGACCCGGCGCAGGACCTGGCGGCCCTGCGGTGGGCGCTGCCGCTGGCGCTGAGGCTCAGCACGAAGCTCGGCGTGGATGCCGACATGCGCCCACGCTGGCAGAACCTGCTGGACAACCTGGCGCCCTTCGCGGTGGAGGCCGACAAGCACATGCTCAAGGAGGCGGATCTCCCGCCCGACGCCGAGCGACACAACTCCGAGAACGTGGCCAACTACGCCATCTACCCCTTCGGCATCTTCGGGATCGGTCTGCCCGACCACGACCTCGCGGTCAACACGTTCCGTAACCGGCCCGTCCAGGGCATGGGCAACGGCTGGGAGCCCGCGGCGATTGCCGCGGCGCGGCTAGGTCTGGCCGATGAAGCTGCCAAGCTGGCCCTCGCGCACATGGCCGCCAACATGCGCAGCAACAACGGCGGCTGGTACAGCCCGACCACGGCGGTCTTCGCCGGCAACATCCCCGACTCGCCCTACTATGACGCGGCCGGCGTGTGCGCCCAGACGCTCAACGAGATGCTGCTGCAGAGCCAGGGCGGCCTCATTCGCCTTGCCCCGGCTTGGCCCGCCAGATGGCAGTCCCAGTTCCGCCTGCGGGCCCGCGGCGGCTTCATGGTCACGGTTGACCTGCACGAGGGCCAGGTGCGCTACGCACTGATCGAGGGCGAGCGTGGCGGGACGTGCCGTCTGGCGAACCCCTGGCCGGACAGGGCCATCGTGACGTGCGCCGGCAAGCCGGTTGCCGCCGGAACGGGGCCGGAACTGGTCTTCCCGACTGCCGCCGGCAAGACGTACCTGCTGGAGCGCGCCATACAGCGGCTGGCCAAGTTCCCTGCCGGGCGACTGTCCCCGGTGGCGGCCTCTGGCCCCCGGAGCATGGGGCGCCTGGCTGCCTACCCGCAGTGGACCGGCCCGTACCTGGGCCTGGACCCGCAGGGCCGCAGCCCGCAGCGGGCGATGATGCGGCGGGCAGTGCAGGCGGCTGAGGCGCGGCTGGCGGCGGCGACGAAGGGCCTGCGCGTCGTGGGCCAGATGCGCCCGCCCGCACCCATCCCCAACGGCAAGGACGTGACGCTGGACCTCGGCGGCCCAGCGACAGTCAGCGCTGTGGTCTTCTCGCGCGACCGCACGGGGCTGTTCGTGGACCAGCCGGTGGTGGGCTATGTGATCGAGGTGTCAGCGGAGGGGCAGCAGTGGCAGGCGGTGGTGGAGCGGCCCAAGTCCGGTGCGGCGCCGGCGGGCGAGACCGTCACGTTCGCGCCCACGTCGGCACGCTTCGTGCGGCTGAGAACCTGGGGGGCGTACAGCGGGCCGGCGCGGGTGGAGGAGATCACCGTCTACGGACCGTGA
- a CDS encoding BNR repeat-containing protein encodes MENLPPSECRGVWYCCGHKVNTLPGHDYVYSGPMATYCAWHRPMAICAPAVSKTFFVYGNADNAPTISFYDHAAGRFAHPVVLGSNPDGDAHRNPTLLIEQGGHLVVFYGAHCHPTQVLRSVRPYDISSWEQVSDLPDKLTSYPQPWELQPGEIFVSYREKREWSDSEWRGTVSRDGGRSWEPARDLVTLAECSVYGITIAETGAFPRRVHFVWSRLNGGTPEERETKHAWALRHHIYYAYSDDGGITWRRSDGAAYELPITLETQEEIYNCGTHGVWLKDIQLDAQGRPYVLFIDSEVETFEGLWKVGWLEDGAWHFSTVALSDHMYDDGGIVILGADDIRVYVPSTPVQPSEDGGEIEEWQSTDGGRTWTNTKHITSGSQYSHNNVKVALNHQLGPGDVRVFWSYGDSNFPPETRDVRLHCYGEKWGDGPTEIDFGG; translated from the coding sequence ATGGAGAACCTGCCGCCGTCAGAGTGCCGAGGCGTCTGGTACTGCTGCGGTCACAAGGTCAACACGCTGCCCGGCCACGACTACGTCTACTCCGGCCCCATGGCCACCTACTGCGCCTGGCACCGGCCCATGGCGATATGTGCCCCCGCCGTGTCGAAGACCTTCTTCGTGTATGGCAACGCCGACAACGCGCCCACCATCAGCTTCTACGACCACGCCGCAGGACGCTTCGCCCATCCGGTGGTGCTGGGCAGCAACCCCGACGGCGACGCCCACCGCAACCCCACACTGCTCATCGAGCAGGGCGGCCACCTGGTGGTCTTCTACGGGGCCCACTGCCATCCCACGCAGGTCCTGCGCTCCGTGCGGCCCTACGACATCAGCAGTTGGGAGCAGGTCAGCGACCTGCCCGACAAGCTGACCTCGTACCCGCAGCCCTGGGAGCTTCAGCCGGGGGAGATCTTCGTGTCCTACCGCGAGAAGCGCGAGTGGTCCGACAGCGAGTGGCGCGGCACGGTGTCACGCGATGGTGGGCGGAGTTGGGAGCCGGCGCGCGACCTCGTGACCCTGGCCGAGTGCTCCGTCTACGGCATCACCATCGCCGAGACCGGCGCGTTCCCGCGTCGGGTGCACTTCGTGTGGTCGCGCCTCAACGGCGGCACCCCGGAGGAGCGCGAGACCAAGCACGCCTGGGCGCTGCGCCACCACATCTACTACGCCTACTCCGATGACGGGGGGATAACCTGGCGGCGCAGCGACGGCGCGGCCTACGAACTGCCGATCACGCTGGAGACCCAGGAGGAGATCTACAACTGCGGCACCCACGGCGTGTGGCTCAAGGACATCCAGCTTGACGCGCAGGGACGCCCGTATGTGCTGTTCATAGACAGCGAGGTGGAGACCTTCGAGGGCCTCTGGAAGGTTGGGTGGCTGGAGGACGGGGCCTGGCACTTCTCCACTGTGGCTCTCAGCGACCACATGTACGACGACGGCGGCATCGTCATTCTCGGCGCCGACGACATTCGCGTCTATGTGCCCTCCACACCCGTGCAGCCCAGCGAGGATGGGGGAGAAATCGAGGAGTGGCAGTCCACCGACGGCGGCCGCACCTGGACCAACACGAAACACATCACGAGCGGGTCGCAGTACTCACACAACAACGTCAAGGTGGCGCTCAACCACCAGCTTGGGCCGGGGGATGTGCGGGTGTTCTGGAGCTACGGAGACTCGAACTTCCCGCCCGAGACCCGGGACGTCCGGCTGCACTGCTACGGCGAGAAGTGGGGTGACGGGCCGACAGAGATTGACTTCGGAGGCTGA
- the rpmA gene encoding 50S ribosomal protein L27, protein MAHKKGMGSSKNGRDSKSKRLGVKAYGGQMVTPGTIIIRQRGTKIHPGLNVMKGKDDTLFAVATGRIEFKHIPNGRRVANVLPVEATPEAATA, encoded by the coding sequence ATGGCCCACAAGAAGGGTATGGGGAGTTCGAAGAACGGCCGGGACAGCAAGTCCAAGCGCCTGGGCGTCAAGGCCTACGGCGGGCAGATGGTCACGCCCGGCACGATCATCATCCGCCAGCGCGGCACCAAGATCCACCCCGGCCTGAACGTCATGAAGGGCAAGGATGACACGCTCTTTGCCGTGGCGACTGGCCGCATCGAGTTCAAGCACATCCCCAACGGCCGCCGGGTCGCCAATGTGCTGCCTGTCGAGGCCACGCCGGAAGCTGCGACCGCGTAA